Proteins co-encoded in one Phragmitibacter flavus genomic window:
- a CDS encoding arylsulfatase, which produces MKSLIAWILSFATFAYAAPQKPNILIILSDDMGYSDIGSYGGEIDTPNLDSLAKGGLRLTQFYNTARCCPSRASLLTGLYPHQAGIGHMMNDRGKDGYRGELRQDTPTIAEALKPAGYRSYMIGKWHVTQQTAAPKAGTTPSNWPLQRGFDRFYGTIHGAGSFFDPNTLTRDNRYISPFTDPEYSGKDYYYTDALSDQAARFISEHAKTSSDSPFFMYLAYTAAHWPLHAKEKDISKYRGRFDAGYAALRQARIEKMKKLGLLKNDATIAPQNGGSWSDVPNLEFELRCMEVYAAMIDSMDQGIGRIIDQLKQSGQFENTLIFFLQDNGGCAEPIGRRRDKDPSSPQARPGKPSLPPLAEEYLQPDMIPKQTRNGFPMRQGYGVLPGAADTYLGYGEAWANVSNTPFREYKHWVHEGGISTPLIAHWPRGTKPGLANQLEPTPGHLIDLMATCLDVAGIEIKKDQFTRKPEGISLKPLLQGESIERGKPIFWEHEGNRAVREGPWKLVAKDPAGAWELYNIEQDRAEQQNLANSEPERVNTMIKQWETWAHNTHVLPWIWKPAYGEPATTKATPKGKAKKDKRAKTEP; this is translated from the coding sequence GACATGGGTTATTCCGACATCGGCAGTTATGGCGGTGAAATTGACACCCCCAACCTCGACTCATTGGCAAAGGGCGGCCTGCGTTTGACTCAGTTTTACAACACCGCCCGCTGTTGCCCAAGTCGCGCTTCCCTCCTGACCGGGCTCTATCCCCATCAGGCGGGCATCGGTCACATGATGAATGATCGTGGTAAAGATGGCTACCGTGGCGAACTCCGCCAGGACACCCCAACCATCGCTGAAGCACTGAAGCCCGCAGGCTATCGCAGCTACATGATCGGCAAATGGCATGTCACCCAACAAACCGCCGCTCCAAAAGCCGGCACCACCCCATCCAACTGGCCTCTGCAACGCGGCTTCGATCGTTTCTACGGCACGATTCACGGCGCCGGCAGCTTTTTTGATCCCAATACCCTGACCCGCGACAACCGCTACATCTCTCCCTTCACCGATCCTGAATACTCAGGAAAAGATTACTACTACACCGATGCCCTCAGTGATCAGGCCGCACGGTTCATCAGCGAACATGCCAAAACCAGCAGTGACAGTCCCTTCTTCATGTATCTCGCCTACACCGCCGCCCACTGGCCCCTGCATGCAAAAGAAAAAGACATCAGCAAGTATCGAGGCCGATTTGATGCCGGATACGCCGCCCTGCGACAGGCGCGCATCGAGAAAATGAAAAAACTCGGTCTCTTGAAAAACGACGCCACCATCGCCCCACAAAACGGTGGCTCCTGGAGTGATGTCCCCAACCTTGAGTTCGAGCTTCGCTGTATGGAGGTCTATGCCGCCATGATCGACTCCATGGACCAGGGCATCGGTCGCATCATTGATCAGCTCAAACAATCCGGGCAATTTGAAAACACCCTGATCTTTTTCCTGCAGGACAACGGCGGCTGCGCCGAGCCCATCGGCCGTCGTCGCGATAAAGATCCATCATCGCCACAGGCGCGTCCGGGAAAACCCTCCTTACCACCACTGGCTGAAGAATATCTGCAACCCGACATGATCCCAAAACAAACCCGTAACGGCTTCCCCATGCGACAGGGCTACGGTGTGCTTCCCGGAGCCGCCGACACCTACCTTGGTTACGGTGAGGCCTGGGCCAATGTCAGCAACACTCCGTTTCGTGAATACAAACACTGGGTGCATGAAGGTGGCATCAGCACCCCCCTCATCGCTCATTGGCCACGAGGAACCAAACCAGGGTTGGCCAATCAACTGGAGCCCACTCCCGGCCACCTCATTGACCTCATGGCCACCTGCCTGGATGTCGCCGGAATCGAAATCAAAAAAGATCAATTCACCCGTAAACCCGAAGGCATCAGCCTAAAACCCCTGCTGCAAGGCGAAAGCATCGAACGTGGCAAGCCCATCTTCTGGGAGCATGAAGGCAACCGTGCCGTCCGTGAAGGCCCCTGGAAACTCGTCGCGAAAGATCCCGCTGGAGCCTGGGAGCTGTATAACATTGAACAGGATCGAGCCGAACAACAGAACCTCGCCAACAGCGAACCTGAACGCGTCAACACCATGATCAAGCAATGGGAAACCTGGGCCCATAACACCCATGTCCTCCCCTGGATCTGGAAGCCCGCCTACGGCGAACCCGCTACCACCAAAGCAACCCCCAAGGGCAAGGCTAAAAAAGACAAAAGGGCCAAAACTGAACCTTAA